In Dromaius novaehollandiae isolate bDroNov1 chromosome 2, bDroNov1.hap1, whole genome shotgun sequence, one DNA window encodes the following:
- the TBC1D31 gene encoding TBC1 domain family member 31 isoform X1 produces the protein MQRCDLGGREQGPVWHRKPKPAARQGAIVNIIHSATGYHSKTIRFLNVAFDSSGDSLLAGDHQGNIYVFDLNGNRFNLVQRTMQACTALAFNLRRKTEFLVALADYSIKCFDTETKELVSWMRGHDSSVSSISVHGSGKYAITTSPDTAQLWDLDTFQRKRKLNVRQSVGIQKVFFLPLSNTILSCFKDNSVFAWEFDTLHCKYQLPTPVEGSVLLYKVFAVTRDGRIFVAGGKSNHLHLWCLESKQLLRIIQMPTKVRAVRHLEFLPDSFDGGSNQVLGVLSQDNIMRFINIETCKLLFDIGSHEEGISTAAISPNGRYIASVMENGSLNLYSVQALTQELNKPPPPLFKVVEDWSTCKLGTNKLTMRVTSGRSERPWKSRGNKIQTRSLKPQINTSLENKENELPGGLNKKRLQALLKGFGEYPAKYRMFVWRSLLQLPENHLAFSNLIDKGTHSAFVHIQNEYPIKSRKLLRVLQRTLSALAHWSAIFGETPYIPLLAFPFIKLFQNNQLICFEVVATVVVNFCQHWFEYFPNPPVNVLSMVENILAHHDKELLQHLIKYNVTSQVYAWPLLETLFSEVLTREEWLKVFDNIFSNHPSYFLMIVVAYVICSRAPLLHCNQTEDFEYFFHHRNNLDINVVIKEAYHLMESTPVDIHPQRMLDDFIPLTKGQYPVFNKYPKFIVDYQTQERERIRQDEIEYLRERQLVHELEAKAQARKVEDEAWYRKQELLQEAEEQRRKMLLEEEEKLAEQRQRLAAVKRELKIKELQLLDAARQRFLKYQQDQRQMELKRLDDEIARKASVREQETAAAAQDVEVRQMELESQRQLFEQHLIEDQETVMQEMKGERDTSRRKADLEDRLVQKLVEVDQEEKQKAQMAAEENLAKAEQKCIDTDWRMQALHKLRCEDQDREEHYKEIAKLLHDNRVKEAELLRTLKEAEEKKWQEIAQKKAQLEAEQKAAAAADEHRKQFLEEEMNDALELAEKLQKEDGCFERLHDLKAGHTETGLGFQQVPKPGNVCLNDLSVSESSSHDRRREELARKEWELMAQVRQLREKLTSRARTRCSPTRFPATKWTP, from the exons ATGCAGCGCTGCGACCTGGGCGGCCGCGAGCAGGGCCCCGTCTGGCACCGCAAGCCCAAGCCGGCGGCGCGGCAGGG AGCTATAGTAAACATAATTCATAGTGCCACAGGATATCATTCAAAGACAATACGTTTTCTGAATGTGGCTTTTGATAGTTCTGGAGATTCTCTACTTGCAGGAGACCACCAAggaaatatatatgtttttgacTTGAATGGAAACAG GTTCAACCTTGTCCAGCGAACAATGCAGGCTTGTACTGCTTTGGCATTTAATCTTCGCAGGAAGACAGAATTTCTTGTGGCTTTGGCAGATTATTCCATTAAGTGTTTTGATACAG AAACCAAAGAACTAGTTAGTTGGATGAGAGGACATGATTCTTCAGTGTCTTCCATCTCTGTCCATGGCTCAGGCAAGTACGCCATCACTACATCCCCTGATACAGCACAGCTCTGGGACTTGGAcacctttcaaagaaaaagaaagctgaatgtTCGTCAGTCTGTGGGTATACAGAAG gttttctttcttccactgaGTAACACCATCCTCAGCTGTTTTAAAGATAACTCTGTTTTTGCGTGGGAATTTGATACTCTTCACTGTAAATACCAGTTGCCAACTCCAGTAGAAGGTTCTGTATTGCTTTATAAGGTCTTTGCAGTTACCAG AGATGGCCGGATTTTTGTAGCTGGTGGAAAATCAAATCATCTTCACTTATGGTGTTTAGAATCCAAGCAGCTGTTAAGAATAATCCAGATGCCTACAAAAGTACGGGCTGTCCGCCATCTGGAATTCCTCCCTGACAGTTTTGATGGGGGCTCTAATCAg GTCCTTGGCGTGTTAAGTCAAGACAATATTATGAGGTTTATCAATATAGAAACATGCAAACTTCTTTTTGACATTGGGAGTCATGAGGAGGGAATTAGTACAGCAGCGATTAGTCCCAATGGACGGTATATTGCATCAGTAATGGAAAATGGTAGCCTTAATTTATACAGTGTCCAAGCTTTGACTCAAGAATTAAATAAG CCTCCACCACCCCTGTTCAAAGTAGTGGAAGATTGGTCCACGTGCAAGTTGGGGACAAATAAACTTACGATGAGGGTGACTTCAGGAAGGTCAGAGCGCCCTTGGAAATCCAGAGGAAACAAAATTCAAACCAGATCGCTGAAACCACAAATAAACACATCACTTGAAAATAAAGAG AATGAGTTGCCAGGTGGATTAAACAAGAAACGTCTGCAGGCCTTGTTGAAAGGTTTTGGAGAATATCCAGCAAAATACAG GATGTTTGTTTGGCGCTCCTTATTACAACTTCCTGAAAACCACTTAGCATTCAGTAACCTAATAGATAAAGGCACCCACAGTGCATTTGTGCATATTCAGAACGAGTATCCCATCAAAAGTAGGAAACTGCTGAGAGTTTTACAAAG GACCTTATCAGCTCTAGCTCACTGGTCTGCTATCTTTGGTGAGACACCTTATATTCCTTTGCTAGCGTTCCCAttcataaaattatttcagaacaaCCAGCTGATCTGCTTTGAAGTTGTTGCTACTGTAGTAG TTAATTTTTGTCAGCACTGGTTTGAGTATTTTCCCAATCCTCCAGTTAATGTCCTTAGTATggtggaaaatattttggcacaTCATGATAAAGAACTGCTTCAGCATTTGATAAAATACAACGTGACTTCACAG GTTTATGCCTGGCCTCTTCTAGAAACACTGTTCTCTGAGGTTCTAACAAGAGAAGAATGGCTGAAAGTCTTTGATAATATCTTCTCCAACCATCCTTCATACTTTCTAATGATTGTTGTTGCCTATGTTATATGTTCCAGAGCTCCACTGCTTCACTGTAATCAAACAGAGGATTTTGAG TATTTCTTTCATCATCGGAACAACCTGGACATTAATGTCGTGATTAAAGAAGCTTATCATCTTATGGAATCTACACCGGTAGATATCCATCCACAACGTATGCTTGATGACTTCATACCACTTACAAAAGGGCAGTACCCTGTATTTAATAAATATCCCAAGTTCATTGTGGATTATCAAACTCAGGAACGAGAGAGGATCAGACAGGATGAAATTGAATACTTACGAGAGAG ACAATTAGTGCATGAATTGGAAGCTAAAGCACAGGCACGGAAAGTAGAAGATGAAGCCTGGTATCGGAAGCAAGAACTGCTTCAAGAAGCTgaagaacagaggagaaaaatgctgctggaagaagaagaGAAGCTGGCGGAACAGAGGCAGAG ACTAGCTGCTGtgaaaagagaactgaaaataaaGGAACTGCAGTTGCTAGATGCTGCAAGACAACGTTTTCTGAAATATCAGCAAGATCAGCGACAGATGGAACTCAAACGTCTTGATGATGAAATTGCAAGAAAG gcaTCTGTAAGAGAGCAagaaacagctgctgctgctcaagATGTTGAAGTACGGCAAATGGAACTTGAATCACAAAGACAGCTTTTTGAACAG CATCTTATTGAAGATCAAGAGACAGTAATGCaggaaatgaaaggagaaagagatACCAGTCGAAGAAAGGCTGATCTGGAAGATCGTCTTGTTCAGAAATTGGTGGAAGTAgatcaggaagaaaaacagaaagctcaGATG GCAGCTGAAGAAAACTTAgccaaagcagagcagaaatgcaTTGACACTGACTGGAGGATGCAAGCATTGCACAAACTAAGGTGTGAGGATCAGGACCGTGAGGAGCATTATAAAGAAATAGCCAAGCTCCTTCATGACAACAGAGTAAAAGAAGCCGAACTGCTGAGGACtctgaaggaggcagaagaaaaaaag TGGCAAGAAATTGCACAGAAAAAGGCTCAACTGGAGGCAgagcagaaggcagctgctgctgcagatgaaCACAGGAAACAGtttttagaagaagaaatgaaTGATGCATTAGAATTAGCTGAAAAGCTGCAAAAAGAAGATGGCTGTTTTG AGAGACTGCATGATTTAAAGGCCGGACATACAGAGACAGGTTTAGGATTCCAGCAGGTGCCAAAGCCTGGAAACGTCTGTCTGAATGATTTATCTGTGTCAGAGTCATCATCACATG ATCGAAGGCGAGAAGAACTGGCACGCAAAGAGTGGGAACTGATGGCGCAAGTCAGACAGCTCAGAGAAAAGCTTACTTCACGGGCTCGAACTAGATGTTCTCCAACTCGTTTCCCAGCTACAAAGTGGACACCTTGA
- the TBC1D31 gene encoding TBC1 domain family member 31 isoform X3, with protein sequence MQRCDLGGREQGPVWHRKPKPAARQGAIVNIIHSATGYHSKTIRFLNVAFDSSGDSLLAGDHQGNIYVFDLNGNRFNLVQRTMQACTALAFNLRRKTEFLVALADYSIKCFDTETKELVSWMRGHDSSVSSISVHGSGKYAITTSPDTAQLWDLDTFQRKRKLNVRQSVGIQKVFFLPLSNTILSCFKDNSVFAWEFDTLHCKYQLPTPVEGSVLLYKVFAVTRDGRIFVAGGKSNHLHLWCLESKQLLRIIQMPTKVRAVRHLEFLPDSFDGGSNQVLGVLSQDNIMRFINIETCKLLFDIGSHEEGISTAAISPNGRYIASVMENGSLNLYSVQALTQELNKPPPPLFKVVEDWSTCKLGTNKLTMRVTSGRSERPWKSRGNKIQTRSLKPQINTSLENKENELPGGLNKKRLQALLKGFGEYPAKYRMFVWRSLLQLPENHLAFSNLIDKGTHSAFVHIQNEYPIKSRKLLRVLQRTLSALAHWSAIFGETPYIPLLAFPFIKLFQNNQLICFEVVATVVVNFCQHWFEYFPNPPVNVLSMVENILAHHDKELLQHLIKYNVTSQVYAWPLLETLFSEVLTREEWLKVFDNIFSNHPSYFLMIVVAYVICSRAPLLHCNQTEDFEYFFHHRNNLDINVVIKEAYHLMESTPVDIHPQRMLDDFIPLTKGQYPVFNKYPKFIVDYQTQERERIRQDEIEYLRERQLVHELEAKAQARKVEDEAWYRKQELLQEAEEQRRKMLLEEEEKLAEQRQRLAAVKRELKIKELQLLDAARQRFLKYQQDQRQMELKRLDDEIARKASVREQETAAAAQDVEVRQMELESQRQLFEQAAEENLAKAEQKCIDTDWRMQALHKLRCEDQDREEHYKEIAKLLHDNRVKEAELLRTLKEAEEKKWQEIAQKKAQLEAEQKAAAAADEHRKQFLEEEMNDALELAEKLQKEDGCFERLHDLKAGHTETGLGFQQVPKPGNVCLNDLSVSESSSHDRRREELARKEWELMAQVRQLREKLTSRARTRCSPTRFPATKWTP encoded by the exons ATGCAGCGCTGCGACCTGGGCGGCCGCGAGCAGGGCCCCGTCTGGCACCGCAAGCCCAAGCCGGCGGCGCGGCAGGG AGCTATAGTAAACATAATTCATAGTGCCACAGGATATCATTCAAAGACAATACGTTTTCTGAATGTGGCTTTTGATAGTTCTGGAGATTCTCTACTTGCAGGAGACCACCAAggaaatatatatgtttttgacTTGAATGGAAACAG GTTCAACCTTGTCCAGCGAACAATGCAGGCTTGTACTGCTTTGGCATTTAATCTTCGCAGGAAGACAGAATTTCTTGTGGCTTTGGCAGATTATTCCATTAAGTGTTTTGATACAG AAACCAAAGAACTAGTTAGTTGGATGAGAGGACATGATTCTTCAGTGTCTTCCATCTCTGTCCATGGCTCAGGCAAGTACGCCATCACTACATCCCCTGATACAGCACAGCTCTGGGACTTGGAcacctttcaaagaaaaagaaagctgaatgtTCGTCAGTCTGTGGGTATACAGAAG gttttctttcttccactgaGTAACACCATCCTCAGCTGTTTTAAAGATAACTCTGTTTTTGCGTGGGAATTTGATACTCTTCACTGTAAATACCAGTTGCCAACTCCAGTAGAAGGTTCTGTATTGCTTTATAAGGTCTTTGCAGTTACCAG AGATGGCCGGATTTTTGTAGCTGGTGGAAAATCAAATCATCTTCACTTATGGTGTTTAGAATCCAAGCAGCTGTTAAGAATAATCCAGATGCCTACAAAAGTACGGGCTGTCCGCCATCTGGAATTCCTCCCTGACAGTTTTGATGGGGGCTCTAATCAg GTCCTTGGCGTGTTAAGTCAAGACAATATTATGAGGTTTATCAATATAGAAACATGCAAACTTCTTTTTGACATTGGGAGTCATGAGGAGGGAATTAGTACAGCAGCGATTAGTCCCAATGGACGGTATATTGCATCAGTAATGGAAAATGGTAGCCTTAATTTATACAGTGTCCAAGCTTTGACTCAAGAATTAAATAAG CCTCCACCACCCCTGTTCAAAGTAGTGGAAGATTGGTCCACGTGCAAGTTGGGGACAAATAAACTTACGATGAGGGTGACTTCAGGAAGGTCAGAGCGCCCTTGGAAATCCAGAGGAAACAAAATTCAAACCAGATCGCTGAAACCACAAATAAACACATCACTTGAAAATAAAGAG AATGAGTTGCCAGGTGGATTAAACAAGAAACGTCTGCAGGCCTTGTTGAAAGGTTTTGGAGAATATCCAGCAAAATACAG GATGTTTGTTTGGCGCTCCTTATTACAACTTCCTGAAAACCACTTAGCATTCAGTAACCTAATAGATAAAGGCACCCACAGTGCATTTGTGCATATTCAGAACGAGTATCCCATCAAAAGTAGGAAACTGCTGAGAGTTTTACAAAG GACCTTATCAGCTCTAGCTCACTGGTCTGCTATCTTTGGTGAGACACCTTATATTCCTTTGCTAGCGTTCCCAttcataaaattatttcagaacaaCCAGCTGATCTGCTTTGAAGTTGTTGCTACTGTAGTAG TTAATTTTTGTCAGCACTGGTTTGAGTATTTTCCCAATCCTCCAGTTAATGTCCTTAGTATggtggaaaatattttggcacaTCATGATAAAGAACTGCTTCAGCATTTGATAAAATACAACGTGACTTCACAG GTTTATGCCTGGCCTCTTCTAGAAACACTGTTCTCTGAGGTTCTAACAAGAGAAGAATGGCTGAAAGTCTTTGATAATATCTTCTCCAACCATCCTTCATACTTTCTAATGATTGTTGTTGCCTATGTTATATGTTCCAGAGCTCCACTGCTTCACTGTAATCAAACAGAGGATTTTGAG TATTTCTTTCATCATCGGAACAACCTGGACATTAATGTCGTGATTAAAGAAGCTTATCATCTTATGGAATCTACACCGGTAGATATCCATCCACAACGTATGCTTGATGACTTCATACCACTTACAAAAGGGCAGTACCCTGTATTTAATAAATATCCCAAGTTCATTGTGGATTATCAAACTCAGGAACGAGAGAGGATCAGACAGGATGAAATTGAATACTTACGAGAGAG ACAATTAGTGCATGAATTGGAAGCTAAAGCACAGGCACGGAAAGTAGAAGATGAAGCCTGGTATCGGAAGCAAGAACTGCTTCAAGAAGCTgaagaacagaggagaaaaatgctgctggaagaagaagaGAAGCTGGCGGAACAGAGGCAGAG ACTAGCTGCTGtgaaaagagaactgaaaataaaGGAACTGCAGTTGCTAGATGCTGCAAGACAACGTTTTCTGAAATATCAGCAAGATCAGCGACAGATGGAACTCAAACGTCTTGATGATGAAATTGCAAGAAAG gcaTCTGTAAGAGAGCAagaaacagctgctgctgctcaagATGTTGAAGTACGGCAAATGGAACTTGAATCACAAAGACAGCTTTTTGAACAG GCAGCTGAAGAAAACTTAgccaaagcagagcagaaatgcaTTGACACTGACTGGAGGATGCAAGCATTGCACAAACTAAGGTGTGAGGATCAGGACCGTGAGGAGCATTATAAAGAAATAGCCAAGCTCCTTCATGACAACAGAGTAAAAGAAGCCGAACTGCTGAGGACtctgaaggaggcagaagaaaaaaag TGGCAAGAAATTGCACAGAAAAAGGCTCAACTGGAGGCAgagcagaaggcagctgctgctgcagatgaaCACAGGAAACAGtttttagaagaagaaatgaaTGATGCATTAGAATTAGCTGAAAAGCTGCAAAAAGAAGATGGCTGTTTTG AGAGACTGCATGATTTAAAGGCCGGACATACAGAGACAGGTTTAGGATTCCAGCAGGTGCCAAAGCCTGGAAACGTCTGTCTGAATGATTTATCTGTGTCAGAGTCATCATCACATG ATCGAAGGCGAGAAGAACTGGCACGCAAAGAGTGGGAACTGATGGCGCAAGTCAGACAGCTCAGAGAAAAGCTTACTTCACGGGCTCGAACTAGATGTTCTCCAACTCGTTTCCCAGCTACAAAGTGGACACCTTGA
- the TBC1D31 gene encoding TBC1 domain family member 31 isoform X4, with the protein MQRCDLGGREQGPVWHRKPKPAARQGAIVNIIHSATGYHSKTIRFLNVAFDSSGDSLLAGDHQGNIYVFDLNGNRFNLVQRTMQACTALAFNLRRKTEFLVALADYSIKCFDTETKELVSWMRGHDSSVSSISVHGSGKYAITTSPDTAQLWDLDTFQRKRKLNVRQSVGIQKVFFLPLSNTILSCFKDNSVFAWEFDTLHCKYQLPTPVEGSVLLYKVFAVTRDGRIFVAGGKSNHLHLWCLESKQLLRIIQMPTKVRAVRHLEFLPDSFDGGSNQPPPPLFKVVEDWSTCKLGTNKLTMRVTSGRSERPWKSRGNKIQTRSLKPQINTSLENKENELPGGLNKKRLQALLKGFGEYPAKYRMFVWRSLLQLPENHLAFSNLIDKGTHSAFVHIQNEYPIKSRKLLRVLQRTLSALAHWSAIFGETPYIPLLAFPFIKLFQNNQLICFEVVATVVVNFCQHWFEYFPNPPVNVLSMVENILAHHDKELLQHLIKYNVTSQVYAWPLLETLFSEVLTREEWLKVFDNIFSNHPSYFLMIVVAYVICSRAPLLHCNQTEDFEYFFHHRNNLDINVVIKEAYHLMESTPVDIHPQRMLDDFIPLTKGQYPVFNKYPKFIVDYQTQERERIRQDEIEYLRERQLVHELEAKAQARKVEDEAWYRKQELLQEAEEQRRKMLLEEEEKLAEQRQRLAAVKRELKIKELQLLDAARQRFLKYQQDQRQMELKRLDDEIARKASVREQETAAAAQDVEVRQMELESQRQLFEQHLIEDQETVMQEMKGERDTSRRKADLEDRLVQKLVEVDQEEKQKAQMAAEENLAKAEQKCIDTDWRMQALHKLRCEDQDREEHYKEIAKLLHDNRVKEAELLRTLKEAEEKKWQEIAQKKAQLEAEQKAAAAADEHRKQFLEEEMNDALELAEKLQKEDGCFERLHDLKAGHTETGLGFQQVPKPGNVCLNDLSVSESSSHDRRREELARKEWELMAQVRQLREKLTSRARTRCSPTRFPATKWTP; encoded by the exons ATGCAGCGCTGCGACCTGGGCGGCCGCGAGCAGGGCCCCGTCTGGCACCGCAAGCCCAAGCCGGCGGCGCGGCAGGG AGCTATAGTAAACATAATTCATAGTGCCACAGGATATCATTCAAAGACAATACGTTTTCTGAATGTGGCTTTTGATAGTTCTGGAGATTCTCTACTTGCAGGAGACCACCAAggaaatatatatgtttttgacTTGAATGGAAACAG GTTCAACCTTGTCCAGCGAACAATGCAGGCTTGTACTGCTTTGGCATTTAATCTTCGCAGGAAGACAGAATTTCTTGTGGCTTTGGCAGATTATTCCATTAAGTGTTTTGATACAG AAACCAAAGAACTAGTTAGTTGGATGAGAGGACATGATTCTTCAGTGTCTTCCATCTCTGTCCATGGCTCAGGCAAGTACGCCATCACTACATCCCCTGATACAGCACAGCTCTGGGACTTGGAcacctttcaaagaaaaagaaagctgaatgtTCGTCAGTCTGTGGGTATACAGAAG gttttctttcttccactgaGTAACACCATCCTCAGCTGTTTTAAAGATAACTCTGTTTTTGCGTGGGAATTTGATACTCTTCACTGTAAATACCAGTTGCCAACTCCAGTAGAAGGTTCTGTATTGCTTTATAAGGTCTTTGCAGTTACCAG AGATGGCCGGATTTTTGTAGCTGGTGGAAAATCAAATCATCTTCACTTATGGTGTTTAGAATCCAAGCAGCTGTTAAGAATAATCCAGATGCCTACAAAAGTACGGGCTGTCCGCCATCTGGAATTCCTCCCTGACAGTTTTGATGGGGGCTCTAATCAg CCTCCACCACCCCTGTTCAAAGTAGTGGAAGATTGGTCCACGTGCAAGTTGGGGACAAATAAACTTACGATGAGGGTGACTTCAGGAAGGTCAGAGCGCCCTTGGAAATCCAGAGGAAACAAAATTCAAACCAGATCGCTGAAACCACAAATAAACACATCACTTGAAAATAAAGAG AATGAGTTGCCAGGTGGATTAAACAAGAAACGTCTGCAGGCCTTGTTGAAAGGTTTTGGAGAATATCCAGCAAAATACAG GATGTTTGTTTGGCGCTCCTTATTACAACTTCCTGAAAACCACTTAGCATTCAGTAACCTAATAGATAAAGGCACCCACAGTGCATTTGTGCATATTCAGAACGAGTATCCCATCAAAAGTAGGAAACTGCTGAGAGTTTTACAAAG GACCTTATCAGCTCTAGCTCACTGGTCTGCTATCTTTGGTGAGACACCTTATATTCCTTTGCTAGCGTTCCCAttcataaaattatttcagaacaaCCAGCTGATCTGCTTTGAAGTTGTTGCTACTGTAGTAG TTAATTTTTGTCAGCACTGGTTTGAGTATTTTCCCAATCCTCCAGTTAATGTCCTTAGTATggtggaaaatattttggcacaTCATGATAAAGAACTGCTTCAGCATTTGATAAAATACAACGTGACTTCACAG GTTTATGCCTGGCCTCTTCTAGAAACACTGTTCTCTGAGGTTCTAACAAGAGAAGAATGGCTGAAAGTCTTTGATAATATCTTCTCCAACCATCCTTCATACTTTCTAATGATTGTTGTTGCCTATGTTATATGTTCCAGAGCTCCACTGCTTCACTGTAATCAAACAGAGGATTTTGAG TATTTCTTTCATCATCGGAACAACCTGGACATTAATGTCGTGATTAAAGAAGCTTATCATCTTATGGAATCTACACCGGTAGATATCCATCCACAACGTATGCTTGATGACTTCATACCACTTACAAAAGGGCAGTACCCTGTATTTAATAAATATCCCAAGTTCATTGTGGATTATCAAACTCAGGAACGAGAGAGGATCAGACAGGATGAAATTGAATACTTACGAGAGAG ACAATTAGTGCATGAATTGGAAGCTAAAGCACAGGCACGGAAAGTAGAAGATGAAGCCTGGTATCGGAAGCAAGAACTGCTTCAAGAAGCTgaagaacagaggagaaaaatgctgctggaagaagaagaGAAGCTGGCGGAACAGAGGCAGAG ACTAGCTGCTGtgaaaagagaactgaaaataaaGGAACTGCAGTTGCTAGATGCTGCAAGACAACGTTTTCTGAAATATCAGCAAGATCAGCGACAGATGGAACTCAAACGTCTTGATGATGAAATTGCAAGAAAG gcaTCTGTAAGAGAGCAagaaacagctgctgctgctcaagATGTTGAAGTACGGCAAATGGAACTTGAATCACAAAGACAGCTTTTTGAACAG CATCTTATTGAAGATCAAGAGACAGTAATGCaggaaatgaaaggagaaagagatACCAGTCGAAGAAAGGCTGATCTGGAAGATCGTCTTGTTCAGAAATTGGTGGAAGTAgatcaggaagaaaaacagaaagctcaGATG GCAGCTGAAGAAAACTTAgccaaagcagagcagaaatgcaTTGACACTGACTGGAGGATGCAAGCATTGCACAAACTAAGGTGTGAGGATCAGGACCGTGAGGAGCATTATAAAGAAATAGCCAAGCTCCTTCATGACAACAGAGTAAAAGAAGCCGAACTGCTGAGGACtctgaaggaggcagaagaaaaaaag TGGCAAGAAATTGCACAGAAAAAGGCTCAACTGGAGGCAgagcagaaggcagctgctgctgcagatgaaCACAGGAAACAGtttttagaagaagaaatgaaTGATGCATTAGAATTAGCTGAAAAGCTGCAAAAAGAAGATGGCTGTTTTG AGAGACTGCATGATTTAAAGGCCGGACATACAGAGACAGGTTTAGGATTCCAGCAGGTGCCAAAGCCTGGAAACGTCTGTCTGAATGATTTATCTGTGTCAGAGTCATCATCACATG ATCGAAGGCGAGAAGAACTGGCACGCAAAGAGTGGGAACTGATGGCGCAAGTCAGACAGCTCAGAGAAAAGCTTACTTCACGGGCTCGAACTAGATGTTCTCCAACTCGTTTCCCAGCTACAAAGTGGACACCTTGA